One genomic window of Sebastes umbrosus isolate fSebUmb1 chromosome 15, fSebUmb1.pri, whole genome shotgun sequence includes the following:
- the LOC119502775 gene encoding bypass of stop codon protein 1-like, with protein MEKTRMLVLFVCLTFMLLVCTEEQGATTLAGNTSTHTTSNNHTAPSSTSTSTSTTTVSSHTMTTTTTSQQPTKSSAATSPTASVGTKCTATSTVTSAATSASLFGPCGQLLVPAISVLICGALG; from the exons atggagaaaacAAGGATGCTTGTCCTCTTTGTCTGTTTGACCTTCATGTTACTGGTCTGCACTGAG GAGCAAGGTGCAACTACACTGGCCGGTAACACCTCTACTCACACAACCTCCAACAACCATACAGCAccgtcctccacctccacctccacctccaccacaacTGTCTCCTCGCACACCATGACTACCACTACTACATCACAGCAGCCCACAAAGTCCTCTGCAGCCACGTCACCAACTGCGAGTGTTGGAACCAAGTGCACTGCGACTTCAACTGTGACTTCAGCTGCGACATCCGCCTCTTTGTTCGGGCCCTGCGGTCAACTACTGGTGCCTGCCATCTCTGTTCTGATCTGCGGTGCATTGGGCTGA